CTaggaatgaaaaaaatgtattatttattaggTTTTATATCTGTGTGCATGTACATACAATACCTTCAAGCAGAAATTATTCACAATGGTAGAAAAGATTTCACAcctctgattttctttttcactCCTTTGCAAGTGAGGGTGAGCACTGCATGACGCTGTTTCAGTAGATCCAGCTTCCCATTGAGTTCATCAGCAATACTCACTTTATTCTCAAAATCTCTCAACAACAGTGTATTCCCAAGTAAACCACACTTCTGCTGAAGCTTCTGATTGTCCATTCTTAATTTATCCCGAGCTTGTTTGGTTTTGgttaaaatctctctcttttgagCCACATGAGCCTCAATTGCCATTAGTTCCGCTTTTTGTTCTTGATTCCTTGCTTCCACAAACTGCAGTTTTTCTTTTACCTGAGATAGAATTTGCACTGTGTTGGTAATCCTTCTCCGCAGCTTCAGAAGCTCCTCGTTGCGCTCTTCAATCTTTTCATTGTAGGTCTGGTTCTCAATCTTCAACTgctcaaagtctattaagtgcaGGCCTTCTGCCAACATTTCCTGGACTTTTAGGCTTGCTTCAAGTTTTTGGATCCTGTGCTTCAACTTTATATTTTCTAGACGAACCTAGAATGACAACATGTGTAGTAAGGCTACAGAAATACTACCAAAGGATTTGTTCAACTTGAGCAATAAAGACTTTACTGGCtggaaaaatgaaacagaacaaaagcaGATATGAGTTTTCTACTGAGAATACAGAATTGCTGATTGGGCATGACATTTCACCAGGTGAGAGATACTATGTACTACTACATGGAATGGAGATCTAAAATTTTGTGAGTTCAGTGGGAACTCATGAGAGTCGCTGGCCCTACCTCCTGGGTATCCAGCAGCCGTAGAGTCCTCGGACAAAACTCCATGGCTTCTAGCTTGGGTTTTTGAATCTCAACAGCTTTGATTTACAGAACAGCATTGTCCCTTCTCTCAGGTTTCCAGGGTTTCCAGCATTAACCCCTTGAGTACAGTTGAATCCAAGTGGGACTCCAGTTTACTGGGGTCTCTGAAAGTCCATGTTCAGCAAAATGGGAGGGGAAATGAGACCCGATCTGGGTTGCAGTTCTTTTAATGAGTGCTGGTAAAGTCAGGTGAGGAAGACCAAGAACTACTGAGTAGTTCTGCCTGGAGCTTTTTTTGCTGCTCCTGTTGGTGCTTGGGATGAGTACTGCAGCTTCCAATGGGCAGTGAGGATGCCAATACAAGAGGAACACCAAAAGCAAACTTATTAAGCTGtgttaaaaatccatttatgTCAGATCAGTAGTAATAGGTCCTCAGATGTGAACAGAATATTTATATCAAGCATATAACCAGGATATTGTTATGAAAAACTATTCCATTTGTCCCCAGTAGATTGTCAAAGAATATAGTGGCTCTAAACCTAGAGATCTCATTTAATTGTCAAGGCTACAGTTCAAAGCTTTGATTATCTGAAGATATACCTGCCTATGCCAAAGTGTATCTATTGAAGATTCTTCATATTGATAAAACACAGTACACTTTATCTGATGCAAGTCAGTACATAAGCTGACATGGTTGGATCCAGCCAAAGTACAAATGTAATAGGTAGACACTATTACCTCAGAAATATAACTCGTCACTGATGGGATGCAAATTAAGGTCATTTGGTAGTCCAAGATACCTTATGTAATTTGATAAAACAGTAAAGACTTTTTTGACAACTGCAGACTTTTCAACCATTTTTTACTGTGCATGACAACAATTAAAGATACTGGTGCTGACTTTTCGTTCCCTCTCTTTGGTGTACACTTGTGGGTGCTGATGTTCATACTGTCAGAACAGTACCATTTGTAAAGTAGGGAGATAGCAGCAGGTTGAGAATAGTCCTGGGGTCTGTGGAACAAATCTAATGGGGCAAAAACTGGGGGAATGAGAGGGAATCCCCAGAACAGCTCAAAAAGGACTAAATATTCGCAGCAGCCAGGAAATGCTAAGTGATGGAATAGGAAGAAGGATAATAACTATTTTTATACATATGTTTGTCTTAACCTTCTTGTTGCCGAGTATAATTTTGGATTTCAGGATGAAACTGTAGAAATCATGACTTATAAAACAGAACTACAAATCTCTTTGTTGCTTATGGTAGAAAAATGCTaataatggcacagaacagggTGTAGGGGAGAAGGGCTGTGTGACTTGTGCACTGCATGGTTGATGTTTCAGGGAGGGTGAGATTCAGGTTCATTGCCCCAGGCTGCAATTTtcctaaattaaaatatttagagaaaagaagagaagtggGACAGCTCTTAGGGAACTTACCCCTCCACATAGTTGGAGTTTCACTTATACTAGATGTGCAtctgcaaagaaataaacccttcctttccctttctgtgttgcaggaaaGTGGACTAACTATGCTGGACAGGCAGGACATGCTCAGCAAGCTCAACACTTTTGACATTAACAGCTTTTCCAGCACTGAGGATTTTGAATGCTGAAACTGAGTTTCATTCATAAACCATTAGCACTCCCTCACAGCTCTCTCTGGAGCACCCTTTTGACAGTTCGGCTTTggacctatttggtcctgagctgCCCTGATTATGATGTGAGTTCAAGCATCTGAAATCTCAGTGATCCTGCTGTCCACTGATTTTCATTGGgaaacagaaatttatttatttatttatttaatttatatgctgcccacactacccaaaggtctctgatttatttttatttttcacctcacagccaaactGCGCTGAatccttgcaataaataattgtgtgATTGGGTCCTTTCTCGGTGATGGGCGGgccaagggattcggcgggaataactgcaggagtcgatgtaacagtcaaaaacgggTTTGTTTTATTAGCTTTCTCATCAAGTAACTCTGGACCAaacgggtccggcaactcttcatttgttaacaagttatatttcttgGGTTTTACCCCAGGCATCACATCTTTTGTTTTCACTACTTCTTCCCCCCAAAACGAGCGATTGCGTTCTGGCTCGCGGCCGAcacagtcagaactgagcaggaagTCCTGCAGCAAGGATGGACCTCTACAGATCCCTCCAGCCTGGGTAGGAATGGGCTGGCTCCACCAGGGGTTTCTCTGTCCATCATTGGGTGAGAAGCCGAACCCACTCCCGGTCTCCATCCCCTTGGAAACTCACAAGCTTCAGCTTTACTTATCTCTTTTGGCAGAGGCAACAGACCATCTTCCTTCATTAAGTTCGGGAAATTCTTTACCAGTGTcgcaatcttctctctctctacacctGTCTCCCTTGTTTGCgtactcttttcttcctttcccccttctgcccctttctctctcctctctttctttataACCTCGTCCCATCTCCAGTCTcctgactcctccccccagtcttttGTCCTCTCCGCTAGAAACACCTCTATCGCTCTATTAGTACCCCCTTCTTCGTCATCCAGTTTGATTAATTCGCCCACAGCGCAtccctcactttcttcttctttagatgtctgtgaggacgactcactttccttccttcgctcacaaATTGTTTGACCTTTTATAAATGTATAGTGCATagtgggtgttttatttttgtaatttgcagAAGGAGCCACAGAGGTTGAAGATTGGTGGCACATggtctttaagttgcaagctttTTTCAAGTGTCTCTAGGCCTTATGAGAGCTGTCTATTTTGTTGATTATTACTGAGGTCTGATAAACCTCTCTCTGAAGACTATGGCTTAAACTCTATGGGTTGATtcctggaaaatcaaaatggGTTTTAACACACTCACAGATTCCAGGAAAAGGCCATGAGTATAAAAATGTGGGAAATTTTTctaaaatgtgggtttttatttttattttttgtactgtTCAACTTATTGCAGGTTTTCCTTTTCCGCCATTGTCTCTGCAAAGAGCAGCAAGCACCCGCAGAAGGACCCTGAAATCTCCGCTGTAGCGTTTCAGCCCCAGGAGACCTAAGGGCCTGCCATGGCATGCCCTACGGCCAGCCCctttttcacctcacagccaagCTACGCTGAATCCTTGCAATAGTTGTTTTAACCTTTTATAAATGTATACTGCATAGTGGGTGTTTCATTTTTGTAATTTGCAGAAGAATCCACAGAGGTTGAAAATTGGTTAAGGTAACAATGTAGAAAAATTACTTGGTAAATCTTCAATATTTTTGAGCGCCCATCAGTGTGGAAATACAACTTAACACTCTCTAAAAGCACTGGCACTTTTGACAGTGGCACTAGAAGGTACAATTATTTAATTTATCGTGACCATATATAGCAGAAGCCACAAATAAAGTTGGTGGAAtattctcaagatcctcctcaTCACTCCCCATCAGGGTGCAGGGTGGCTTTCTTGCACTTTTCAGCATCTGTTAGGGCTTCTgcagacctgcattttcttcttagattttctgggtcttcaggcaggCTCTCTCTGAGCCTTGGAGGGGGCCCTAAAGGACACAGGGGCTTGGAACAACCCACAAGCCTTGGTAGCCACCTTAGGAGCTCAAGCACACCAGTCTCTTCAAAGAGTGGTGAGCATGCGCAGAAGGTCCCTGAAATCCTCGCTGTGGAATTTCAGCCCCAGGCGGAATAAGGGCTTGCTGAGGCATGCTCTACGACCActccttttctagccaaacccctccaaccttGTCCAACCTTCTGCAAATTGCAAACAggtctttaagttgcaagctttGTTACTGCACATTCTCAAGTGAAACCCTTGGGGTATATTTGAGTTGCTGCAATGAGAAATCCTAGTTTCTATATAACATAAGATTGAACTGTAAAGTGGAAATCATGAAAAATATTCATACAGCTATATCATAATAgaagaagtttgtttgttttaaccgttgctttaaaattgtctcctatttagaaggtatatttaatttattgttacagcatatCAGAAGGGCCCCGAAATCATTCATAACAGAAGAGGCCTGTTTGTTTGAATcattgctttaaaattgtctcctgTTTAGAATGtccaattatttaatttattgttacagtatATTAGAAGGGCCCTGAAATCACTGCTGTGGAATTTAAGCCCCCGGCGGCCTACAGCCACCCCTTTTCTAACCAAACCTCTTCAACCTCGCCCCATTGACCTACAGGGCTGCGGGGGCGACACCCCTTTGGGGGCCAATCCTGGGGCCAAACTCTGGTCAcaggggaccccagactctaggaaaacCCCTATAGGGCCACGGTGACCTCCACAACTCCTTATGTCACTTCTCAACCCGCctcttccgccggaaggggccagGGTTGATGCCTGACCTGGAAGCCCTGCCTTAAAGGGGAGTGGCACCTGTAAAAATGAGTTTGATGAATGCTAGTCTCTTATACCACTCACAATTACTCTGTAAAAAGGCCAAAGGGTTTACTTGTAGGAATTTGCTGTATGTATAGGATTCATTTCCCTAAGTTCCATGAATCCTTTCAAACCTTAATTCTCTTTAAACTGATTTTAAGAAAAGCTGCTCTAGACTTTACTAAAGGTCCAAAATAATTTCTCTTAATATGAACCATTAACTTTAGGAAGGTTATTTTTAAGGAATGGGCTGTATACTTCAAACCACAGCAGCAGACTTGGCCTAGATTAATTTTGGCTCTCAAGGGGGTAGCATTTAAGCTTTTATAACTGGCTTAAATAGGAGAAATTATTTTACATACATACGGACACACACGGCTGTCCTACATAATGAGGGAGAGAAATAACCTGCAAGATGGTGCCAAGAGGATCTTGGGCTTAGGCAGTGCCCATAACCAGAAGATTAGACTGGGAACTCAGGAATATACAGGACCAGGCTCACCTCTGTCACTTCCTTTTccttgctctcctctctcccctggATTTGGTCCACCTCCTTGATGGCAGCGTGCCTGCCACCCAGCCTCCGCCCCATGGTATACACAGCCACCTCTTTCTTGATGGCCTGGTAGGTCTTCCACTCGGTCTCCATCTTGGCCAGTTTCTCGTCGCAGGAGCGCTGGACGGCCTCGATCTGCTTCTGGAACCAGGCCATCTCCCCCCTCTGGTCCCGCCGCATGTCCTGCAGCATGGCCAGGTAGCGACTGTAGCGCTGCTCCCTGTCCGAGATGTGCTGCTCCAGCTCCGCGCGGGCCGGCTCTTTGCCCTTGGCCTTGTTCAGCAGCTCGCCCAGCTTGCCCTGCAGCTTCGTGTTGTAGTGGCGGAGGCGGCTCCgctcc
This sequence is a window from Pogona vitticeps strain Pit_001003342236 chromosome 4, PviZW2.1, whole genome shotgun sequence. Protein-coding genes within it:
- the CFAP184 gene encoding cilia- and flagella-associated protein 184; its protein translation is MEEAEVVVSPEAVDEAAAVVTPQEEAEAESITVAATPAVLELEEAPLVTEAANDERTAEAVEAVPSSATVAEEEQPRPQGEGEAELEPVAAEEQPEGATAESASEGPSEAPPEGPASSEGPGEEGAEEATVTTVASEAATAAAEEVPSTLSLGELPTHVSFTEGELPEPPPLQVGAELGRRISLSLWELEHQRPSGVSLGLGSSPESAESSVVAVETEEQLAQRLAEEQLRREELVEQYQQLLLERSRLRHYNTKLQGKLGELLNKAKGKEPARAELEQHISDREQRYSRYLAMLQDMRRDQRGEMAWFQKQIEAVQRSCDEKLAKMETEWKTYQAIKKEVAVYTMGRRLGGRHAAIKEVDQIQGREESKEKEVTEVRLENIKLKHRIQKLEASLKVQEMLAEGLHLIDFEQLKIENQTYNEKIEERNEELLKLRRRITNTVQILSQVKEKLQFVEARNQEQKAELMAIEAHVAQKREILTKTKQARDKLRMDNQKLQQKCGLLGNTLLLRDFENKVSIADELNGKLDLLKQRHAVLTLTCKGVKKKIRGVKSFLPL